A genomic stretch from Barnesiella intestinihominis YIT 11860 includes:
- a CDS encoding glutaminyl-peptide cyclotransferase, giving the protein MKHLIRHIILLCGLPLLLAGCMEWDYGDAVEDFNATGAGLFITNEGNFQYGNATLSYYDPETQQVQNEVFFRANGMKLGDVAQSMCIHDNKGWVVVNNSHVIFAIDLNTFKEVGRITNLTSPRYIHFLSDEKAYVTQLWDNRIFIINPKKYEITGYIQVPDMTMESGSTEQMVQYGKYVYCNCWSYQNRIIKIDTETDQVVEELKVGIQPTSLVMDKNHKMWTITDGGYEGSPYGYEAPSLYRIDAETFTVEKQFKFKMGDWPSEVQLNGTGDKLYWINKDIWSMDVDAERVPVRPFLEYSGTIYYGLTVDPVRGDVYVADAIDYQQQGIVYRYSSEGELIDEFYVGIIPGAFCWK; this is encoded by the coding sequence ATGAAACATCTGATACGACATATCATTCTTCTATGCGGGTTGCCGCTGTTGCTGGCGGGCTGCATGGAGTGGGACTACGGAGATGCGGTGGAAGATTTCAACGCTACCGGAGCCGGGTTGTTCATCACCAACGAGGGCAACTTCCAGTACGGCAATGCCACGTTGTCGTACTACGACCCCGAAACCCAACAGGTGCAGAATGAAGTGTTCTTCCGTGCCAACGGCATGAAGCTGGGCGACGTGGCGCAATCGATGTGCATCCACGACAATAAGGGCTGGGTCGTGGTGAACAATTCCCACGTGATTTTCGCCATCGACCTCAATACGTTCAAAGAGGTGGGCCGTATCACGAACCTGACTTCGCCGCGCTATATCCATTTCCTCAGCGACGAGAAAGCCTATGTCACCCAATTGTGGGACAACCGCATCTTCATCATCAACCCCAAGAAATATGAAATCACCGGTTACATCCAGGTGCCGGACATGACGATGGAAAGCGGCTCCACGGAGCAGATGGTGCAGTATGGCAAATATGTCTATTGCAACTGCTGGTCGTACCAAAACCGCATCATCAAGATCGATACCGAAACGGATCAGGTGGTAGAAGAACTGAAAGTCGGCATCCAGCCCACCTCGCTGGTAATGGACAAGAACCACAAGATGTGGACGATCACCGACGGTGGGTACGAGGGTTCGCCCTACGGCTACGAAGCCCCGTCTCTCTACCGCATCGATGCCGAGACGTTCACCGTAGAGAAGCAGTTCAAGTTCAAGATGGGCGACTGGCCTTCGGAGGTGCAGCTCAACGGTACGGGCGACAAGCTCTACTGGATCAACAAGGACATATGGTCGATGGACGTGGATGCGGAACGTGTTCCCGTGCGCCCGTTCCTCGAATACAGCGGTACGATTTATTACGGCCTGACCGTCGACCCCGTGCGTGGCGATGTCTACGTGGCCGATGCCATCGACTACCAGCAGCAGGGCATTGTCTACCGCTACTCGTCCGAAGGTGAACTGATCGATGAATTCTATGTCGGGATAATCCCCGGCGCATTTTGTTGGAAGTGA
- a CDS encoding transposase, protein MGRIRHLYHLIFVTKGRKMTIPTTGKGLMLERMTRIFTGKGCRVHAANAFLNHVHVLVEIPNSGDFSKIVNKVKGATGTVYQKTPEYADFSGWAAGFDSFSVSFSDLHRLRRHIEEQHTIHQEISFEEEYGQLLEENGFDPHQTSVPASSTVHFSANTHPKNGIK, encoded by the coding sequence ATGGGCAGGATACGACACCTATACCATCTCATCTTCGTTACCAAAGGACGCAAGATGACGATTCCGACAACGGGAAAAGGATTGATGCTCGAGCGGATGACACGGATTTTTACAGGGAAAGGTTGCCGCGTACATGCCGCCAATGCCTTTCTCAACCACGTGCATGTACTTGTCGAGATTCCGAATTCCGGGGATTTCAGCAAGATCGTGAACAAGGTGAAAGGCGCCACGGGAACGGTATACCAGAAAACCCCGGAATATGCCGACTTCTCCGGTTGGGCTGCCGGATTCGACTCGTTCAGCGTGTCGTTCAGCGACCTTCACCGGCTCAGACGGCACATCGAGGAGCAGCATACAATCCATCAGGAGATCTCGTTCGAGGAAGAATACGGACAACTGCTTGAAGAGAATGGGTTCGACCCGCATCAAACGTCCGTGCCGGCATCCTCCACGGTACATTTTTCCGCGAATACCCACCCTAAAAACGGAATCAAATGA
- a CDS encoding TonB-dependent receptor, with protein sequence MIYTKYILFSLLLVCPSVLSAQGITRRIHQIDEVTVWGKRPMKEIGVQKTKFDSLALKENIALSMADILTFNSSVFVKSYGRATLSTVAFRGTSPSHTQVTWNGMRINNPMLGMTDFSTIPSYFIDQASLLHGTSSVNETGGGLGGLVKLGTTPQVGEGFHAQYVQGIGSFRTFDEFARFTYGSDRWQVSTRAVYSSSPNDYKYTNHDKKINIYDEEKNIIGQYHPKERNRSGSFKDLHLLQEVYYNTLKGDRFGLNAWYINSNRELPMLTTDYGDETAFENRQREQTFRGVLSWDHIKEKWKVGVKGGYIHTWMAYDYRREVAPDNWASMTRSRSKINTFYGQAEAEYSPGRKWFFTSNVSVYQHLVRSEDKNIILQDGNKAVVGYDKGRVELSGSVSAKWQPVEPLGLSLVLREEMSGDKWAPLIPAFFIDGLISRKGNVMVKASVSRNYRFPTLNDLYFLPGGNPDLKNEHGFSYDAGVSFDVGKKGVYKLGGSASWFDSYIDDWIIWLPTTKGFFSPRNVKKVHAYGVEVKANLAVQPAKDWLIDLNGSYSWTPSINEGEKMSPADQSVGKQLPYVPEHSASLTGRLSWRTWAFLYKWAYYSERFTMSSNDYTLTGHLPRYFMSNISLEKMLSFKPLDVQLKLAVNNLFNEDYLSVLSRPMPGINFEFFIGITPKFGKSRK encoded by the coding sequence ATGATTTATACGAAATACATACTTTTCTCGCTACTGCTCGTCTGTCCGTCCGTATTGTCCGCGCAGGGAATCACACGACGCATCCACCAGATAGACGAGGTCACGGTGTGGGGCAAACGCCCGATGAAAGAAATCGGCGTGCAGAAGACGAAGTTCGACTCGCTCGCACTGAAAGAGAACATTGCCTTATCGATGGCCGACATTCTGACGTTCAATTCGTCCGTGTTCGTCAAGAGTTACGGACGCGCCACGCTCTCCACCGTTGCTTTCCGCGGCACGTCGCCCAGCCACACGCAGGTGACGTGGAACGGCATGCGCATCAACAATCCCATGCTGGGTATGACCGACTTTTCCACCATACCGTCCTACTTCATAGATCAGGCCTCGCTGCTTCATGGCACGTCGTCGGTGAATGAAACGGGCGGCGGACTCGGCGGACTTGTCAAACTCGGTACTACGCCGCAGGTCGGCGAGGGCTTCCATGCCCAATACGTGCAGGGCATCGGGTCGTTCCGCACGTTCGACGAGTTCGCCCGCTTCACCTACGGCAGCGACCGATGGCAGGTCTCGACCCGCGCGGTCTATTCGTCGTCGCCCAACGATTACAAGTACACCAACCACGACAAGAAGATAAATATCTACGACGAGGAGAAGAACATCATCGGACAGTATCATCCCAAGGAACGCAACCGATCGGGTTCGTTCAAGGACCTGCACCTGTTGCAGGAGGTATATTACAACACCCTGAAAGGCGACCGTTTCGGGTTGAACGCATGGTATATCAACTCCAACCGGGAACTGCCGATGCTCACGACCGATTACGGCGATGAGACCGCCTTCGAGAACCGCCAGCGGGAGCAGACGTTTCGTGGTGTCCTGTCATGGGACCATATCAAAGAGAAATGGAAAGTCGGCGTGAAAGGCGGTTATATCCATACGTGGATGGCCTACGACTACCGTCGTGAGGTGGCGCCGGACAACTGGGCCTCCATGACCCGTTCGCGGAGCAAGATAAACACGTTCTACGGACAGGCGGAAGCGGAATACTCGCCCGGCAGGAAATGGTTCTTCACCTCGAACGTATCCGTGTACCAGCATCTCGTGCGCAGCGAAGACAAGAACATCATCCTTCAGGATGGCAACAAAGCCGTCGTCGGATATGACAAGGGGCGTGTCGAGCTCTCCGGTTCTGTATCGGCCAAATGGCAGCCTGTCGAGCCGTTGGGCTTGTCGCTGGTCTTGCGCGAGGAGATGTCGGGCGACAAATGGGCTCCGCTCATCCCGGCATTCTTCATCGACGGACTGATTTCGCGCAAAGGGAACGTGATGGTGAAAGCCTCCGTATCGCGCAACTATCGTTTTCCGACTTTGAACGACCTCTACTTTCTGCCGGGCGGCAACCCCGACCTTAAAAACGAACACGGCTTCAGCTATGACGCCGGAGTGAGTTTCGATGTCGGCAAAAAGGGGGTATATAAACTGGGCGGCAGCGCAAGCTGGTTCGACTCCTACATCGACGACTGGATCATCTGGCTGCCGACGACCAAGGGGTTCTTCTCGCCGCGCAACGTGAAGAAAGTCCATGCCTACGGTGTCGAAGTGAAGGCCAACCTTGCCGTGCAGCCGGCAAAGGACTGGCTGATAGACCTGAACGGTTCCTATTCGTGGACCCCCTCCATCAACGAGGGCGAAAAGATGTCGCCCGCCGACCAGTCGGTGGGAAAACAACTGCCTTACGTGCCGGAGCACTCCGCCTCGCTGACAGGACGGCTGTCATGGCGGACGTGGGCGTTCCTCTACAAGTGGGCTTACTACTCGGAACGTTTCACCATGTCGAGCAACGATTACACGCTGACAGGCCACCTGCCCCGGTATTTCATGAGCAATATCTCACTGGAGAAAATGCTGTCGTTCAAACCGCTGGATGTACAGTTGAAACTTGCCGTCAATAACCTGTTCAACGAGGACTATCTCTCGGTGCTGTCGCGTCCTATGCCCGGCATCAACTTCGAGTTCTTCATCGGCATCACCCCGAAATTCGGGAAAAGCAGAAAATAA
- a CDS encoding ABC transporter substrate-binding protein has product MKVLKNLSLMVLLALAFAGCRGKSSQLADFNKQLYAPEYASGFKIERADGRQSVLVSVMNPWQGADSVTTRLFISRNGEPVPEGFDGQVLEGDAQRIVAMSSTHIAMLDAIGETARVVGVSGLDYISNPDIQARRDSIGDVGYEGNINYELLLSLDPDLVLLFGVNGASAMESKLKELGIPFMYVGDYLEESPLGKAEWLVALSEVVGKRAKGEKVFADIPIRYNALKQKVSGAVLDAPSVMLNTPYGDSWFMPSTENYAVRLITDAGGDYIYKKNTGNSSTPIDLEEAYLLASEADMWLNVGMANTLDELKAACPKFADTRCVRNGYVYNNNARTNAAGGNDYYESAVVNPDLLLRDLVKIFHPELVEEDFVYYKQLK; this is encoded by the coding sequence ATGAAAGTATTAAAGAATTTGAGCCTGATGGTGCTGCTTGCGCTGGCATTTGCAGGCTGTCGTGGCAAGAGTTCCCAACTTGCCGATTTCAACAAACAGCTTTACGCTCCCGAATATGCCTCGGGATTCAAGATTGAAAGAGCAGACGGCAGACAGAGCGTGCTGGTTTCCGTCATGAATCCGTGGCAGGGCGCGGATAGCGTCACCACCCGGTTGTTCATCTCCCGTAACGGGGAACCCGTTCCCGAGGGTTTCGACGGGCAGGTCCTCGAAGGGGATGCGCAGCGCATCGTGGCGATGTCCTCGACCCATATCGCCATGCTCGACGCCATCGGCGAGACGGCACGTGTGGTCGGCGTTTCGGGACTCGACTATATCTCCAATCCCGACATTCAGGCACGCCGCGACAGCATCGGCGACGTGGGTTACGAGGGAAATATCAATTATGAACTTCTGTTGTCGCTCGACCCTGACCTTGTGCTGCTTTTCGGCGTGAACGGGGCCAGTGCGATGGAGAGCAAACTCAAGGAGCTCGGCATCCCGTTCATGTATGTCGGCGATTATCTCGAAGAATCTCCGCTGGGCAAAGCCGAATGGCTGGTGGCGCTTTCGGAGGTCGTCGGGAAACGCGCGAAGGGCGAAAAGGTATTCGCGGATATTCCGATCCGATACAATGCGCTGAAACAGAAAGTGTCCGGTGCCGTTCTCGATGCCCCGTCGGTCATGCTCAATACGCCCTACGGCGATTCGTGGTTCATGCCCTCGACGGAAAACTATGCCGTGCGGCTGATTACCGACGCCGGAGGCGACTACATCTACAAGAAGAACACGGGCAACTCTTCGACGCCTATCGACTTGGAGGAGGCATACCTGCTCGCTTCGGAGGCCGATATGTGGCTGAACGTCGGCATGGCGAACACACTCGACGAACTGAAAGCCGCCTGCCCGAAGTTCGCCGATACCCGCTGCGTCCGAAACGGCTATGTCTATAACAACAACGCCCGCACCAATGCCGCCGGAGGCAACGACTACTACGAATCGGCCGTCGTGAATCCCGACCTTCTTCTGCGCGACCTCGTGAAGATATTCCACCCCGAGTTGGTCGAAGAAGATTTCGTATACTACAAACAACTGAAATAG